The following is a genomic window from Thermoflexus hugenholtzii JAD2.
GTTAGATTCCCGGAGGACTCCGGGGTTGTCGGTTCGATCTCCGCCATGCCGGATTCCTGCCTTTACGAGAGGTTCGCGTCTCTTCGACCCGACCCGCTTGTTTTCATTATATCATCCCCGACATTCCGGTAAGGGAGTGTGATGATCGCCGTCACCGGCGCCAGCGGCTACATCGGGTCCCGCCTGCTCGAGCGGCTGGCCGGCGCGGCAGTGCTAGCCCTGGACATCCGCTCGCCGCGCCATCTTCCGGAAGGCGCGGAGTTCGTCCGCCATGATGTGCGACAGCCCATGGGCGCCCTGTTTCGGGCCCGTGGCGTGAAAGCGGTGATCCACTTGGCCTTCGCCGTGGATCCCATGCGGGATCGGCGGGCGGAACGGGCGCTGAACGTGCTGGGGACCACCAACGTGTTAGCGGCGTGTGCGGAGGCGAGGGTGGAAACCGTGATCCTCCTCAGCAGCGCCACGGTCTACGGGGCGTATCCCGACAACCCGCCTGCGCTGACGGAGGACGCGCCGTTGCGCGGGTGCCCGGGGTTCGGATATGTGGAGGACAAGTTGGAGCTGGAGCGAATGGCGGCGCGTTACGCCCGCGAGCATCCGGAGGCCCGGGTGATCCTCGTGCGACCGGTGGTGGTCGCCGGCCCCCATATGCGGAACTATCTCTCCCGCGCCCTGGAGAAACCCTTTGTGTTTCTCCCTTGGGGGGCCAACCCGCCGCTCCAGCTGGTCCATGAGCAGGATGTGGCCCAGGCCCTGGCGACGTTGCTCCATGAAGGACCGTCGGGCCCCTACAACCTGGGGGCCCCGAACCCCATTCCGTTCCAGGAAGTGGTCCGGCGCGCCCGAGCCCGGGCCGTGGCGCTCCCCTGGGTCCTCTTATATCCCTTGGCCGCGGTAGCCTGGCGGATGGGATGGCGGGCGGTCACCGAGGCGCCGCCGGCGCTGCTCCATTACCTGCGCTGGCCGTGGGTGGTGGATGGGAGCCGCATCACCCGGTTGACTTCCTTCGCTTATCAATTCGACACCCCGGCCACCCTCGCTGATTACCTGGAGGCCCGGGCGGGTCGGGCAGGCGGTGGAGGGACGTATCGGTGAGGAAGAGGCTTGCGGGTTTCCTGATCGGGCTCCTGGGGCTGACCGCGTGTCGCTCCCCGGAGCTCTGGACCATCGGCCTGGTCGCTCCGTTCGAGGGGCGGGATCGGGCGATCGGTTACGATCTGATCTTTGGGGCTCGCTTGGCCATCCGAGAGTGGAACGCCCGGCATCCGGAGGGGCCGTGGGCGATGCTCCTCGCCCTGGACGACGGGGGGGATCCGGAGCGGGCGCGGGAGCGGGCGCGTCAGATCACGGCCGTTCCCGGTTTGATCGCGGTGATCGGCCATTTCCGGCCGGAAACCACACGGGCAGCCGCTCCGGTTTACCGGGAGGCCGGCGTCCTGTGGATCGCCCCCCTGCTTCCGGCGGACCGGGTTCCTGCAGGGGCGATGGCCACGGCGGTGGACACCTCCACGATGGTGGAGGCCTTGATGGGTAGCCTTCCCCAAGCGTCCAGATCGCGCTTTTGGATGGTCCGGGATGGGGAGGAGCAATGGTTCGGGCCGGAGGCTGTGGCCGTGATCCGCGCTCGGGGATGGCGGGTGGTGGAGGCGCGGTGGACTGAGGCGGATCCCTGGGGAGAGGAGCCGGTGCTCTTCGATGGCCGGGCGGTCCACGCGGGGGAGGCTGCGCGGCGCTGGCGGCAGGCGGGCTGGCGGGGCCTCCTGCTCGGTGGCCCGGGCCTCCTGCACCCGGATCTTCAGGTGTTAATCCCGGGGGATCCCGGGATCCGGGTGGTGGCGGAGACCCGGCGGGTGGACGATCCGGGGTGGGTTGCCGCCTATCGGGCGCTCTCCCTGGGGACGCCGCCGGGGCCTTACGCCGCCCTGGGCTATGATCTGGTGTGGGCGCTGCTGCAGGCGCACGGATCCCCTTCCTTCCGCTGGGAGGGCCGAACGGGGATCTGGGAGGGGGGCGGAGGGCAGCTGCGCAAGGTGCCGGCCCTGTGGGTGAACGTGCCGTGACGCGGTGAACGGAAAGGCGTTCGGAGGGGGAGATGCCGCAGCCCGGACTGCATGGTCTGTTCGCCCTGGGCGTCCTTCGGCTCCGTCCGGCTCCCCGGGGGTTCGCCTTGGGGTTGATGGCCGGGGCCCTGCTGCCTGATCTGGATACATACCCTCAGGGCATCGCGGTGGTGCTGGGAATGGATCCGGCTCGGGCAGAGGCGCTGTTCCATCGCACCCTGACCCACTCCCTCTTTTTCGCCATCGGCGTCGCCCTGGCGCTGGCCGGCAGCGCCCGCCTTCGCGGGGATCGCGCACAGATGGCGTTCGCTGGAGGATGGCTCCTGGGAAGCGTGGGGCTACACATCCTCCCCGATTTGCTCGCCTGGTTCGATGGCGTGGGGATCCTCTGGCCCTTGTGGTCGGTGAACCTGTGGGCGGGCGTGGCCCTGCCCCATCCGGTTCCGAACCTGTTGCGGGCGATGAACTTCTACGCCTTTGCAGCCTATCTCTTCGCCCTGGGGAAAGAGGCCCGGCGTCGTGGCATGGACAGGAGGGGGCTCATCTCTCTGAGGAAAGAGGTGAAGGTCCAACTGGGGCTTGGCGCCCTGTTCACCCCTCTGGCCCTTCTTCTTCCGACATCGCAGTATAACCTCCTCGATGGCGCTGCCTTCCTCCTCTGGGCTTATCCCCGCGTCCTCTGGATCACATGGCGGATGCGGAGCGTCATCGAGGC
Proteins encoded in this region:
- a CDS encoding NAD-dependent epimerase/dehydratase family protein yields the protein MIAVTGASGYIGSRLLERLAGAAVLALDIRSPRHLPEGAEFVRHDVRQPMGALFRARGVKAVIHLAFAVDPMRDRRAERALNVLGTTNVLAACAEARVETVILLSSATVYGAYPDNPPALTEDAPLRGCPGFGYVEDKLELERMAARYAREHPEARVILVRPVVVAGPHMRNYLSRALEKPFVFLPWGANPPLQLVHEQDVAQALATLLHEGPSGPYNLGAPNPIPFQEVVRRARARAVALPWVLLYPLAAVAWRMGWRAVTEAPPALLHYLRWPWVVDGSRITRLTSFAYQFDTPATLADYLEARAGRAGGGGTYR
- a CDS encoding metal-dependent hydrolase yields the protein MPQPGLHGLFALGVLRLRPAPRGFALGLMAGALLPDLDTYPQGIAVVLGMDPARAEALFHRTLTHSLFFAIGVALALAGSARLRGDRAQMAFAGGWLLGSVGLHILPDLLAWFDGVGILWPLWSVNLWAGVALPHPVPNLLRAMNFYAFAAYLFALGKEARRRGMDRRGLISLRKEVKVQLGLGALFTPLALLLPTSQYNLLDGAAFLLWAYPRVLWITWRMRSVIEAMG
- a CDS encoding ABC transporter substrate-binding protein, with translation MRKRLAGFLIGLLGLTACRSPELWTIGLVAPFEGRDRAIGYDLIFGARLAIREWNARHPEGPWAMLLALDDGGDPERARERARQITAVPGLIAVIGHFRPETTRAAAPVYREAGVLWIAPLLPADRVPAGAMATAVDTSTMVEALMGSLPQASRSRFWMVRDGEEQWFGPEAVAVIRARGWRVVEARWTEADPWGEEPVLFDGRAVHAGEAARRWRQAGWRGLLLGGPGLLHPDLQVLIPGDPGIRVVAETRRVDDPGWVAAYRALSLGTPPGPYAALGYDLVWALLQAHGSPSFRWEGRTGIWEGGGGQLRKVPALWVNVP